GCACGCCGAGCTGGCCCGCCAGGCCGGTGTGCGGCTGGTTGCGCAGGGTTTGAACGGGCTGGCTGGCTTGGCCGGACCAGGCGGCTTCGATGTGCTGATCAATGGCACCGCCACCAGCTTGCAGGCCGACGCAATGCCGATCGAGACCGGCCTGCTGCGCCCGGGCGCGCTGGCGCTGGACATGGCCTACGGGGCGCCGGCACGCGGCTTCATCGCCTGGGCACAGGCGCAGGGCGCGGTCGGGCGCGACGGGCTGGGCATGCTGGTCGAGCAGGCGGCCGAGTCCTTCACCGCCTGGCGTGGCGTGCGGCCTGACACGGCCCCGGTGCTGGCCATGCTGCGTCGGGAAGTCGACGGCCTGGCCTGACGGGACCGCCGCATGAGAACGCTGAGGGAGCTGCTGCACAGCCACGTGGTGCGCATCGGCGCGCTGCTGCTGCTGAGCGCGGTGGCGCTGCAGCTGTATTTCCTGCTGCGCATCGCGCTGATGACGGTGATCGATCCGCAGTCCACCAGCTTCCAGCGCAGCGAGATCTGGCGCCTGGCGGTGGAACAGCACCAGGTGCTCTGGAGCCAGGAATGGGCCGACTACGCCCGCACCAGCGACCACCTCAAGCGGGCTGTGATCGCCAGCGAGGATGCGCGCTTTGCCGAGCACAGCGGCGTGGAGTGGGACGCGATCGAGAAGGCCTGGGAACGCAACCAGCGTGCCGAGGACCGGGCCGAGCGGGTCAATGCCGCCCAGGAACAACGGGCGAAGAAGGCCACGTCCACCGGCCGGCCTGCGCCGGCGGCGGCGCCGAAGAAGTTCGAGGTCAAGGTGGTGGGCGGCTCCACCATCAGCCAGCAGCTGGCGAAGAACCTCTTCCTCTCCGGCGAGCGCACCGCGGTGCGCAAGGCACAGGAGTTCGTGATCACCTTCATGCTGGAGGCCTGCCTGTCCAAGCAGCGCATCCTGGAGATCTACCTGAACAACGTCGAGTGGGGCGAGGGCGTGTTCGGCGCGCAGGCCGCCGCGCGGCACTACTTCCGCAGCGACGCCGCCCGCCTCGGGCCTGCCCAGGCCGCCCGGCTGGCGGTGATGCTGCCCGCCCCCAAGCGCTTCGAGAAGCGCCCGGGCTCGGCCTACGTCAGCGGGAGGGCGGGCACCGTGGTGGCCCGCATGGGCGCGGTCGAGCTGCCCTGAAACCCTGCAGGCCCGCGCCGCCAGGCCGCCTCCTAGAATTTGTGCATGAGCAGTGACACCGAGCGCGATGAGCTGGCCGCCGCGGCCGCCAGGCTGGTGGTCGAGGAGGGGCTGGAGTACGGCCCGGCCAAGAAGCGTGCGGCACGTGATCTCGGGCTGAATGGCCGCCGCGCCGCCCTGCCCGACAACGAGGCGGTCGAGGCGGCGGTGCGCGAGCACCTGGCGCTCTTCCACGCCGACACCCAGCCCGCCGAACTGGCCGAGCTGCGCCGCATCGCCTTGCGCTGGATGGAGCGGCTGGCCGAGTTCCGCCCGCACCTGAGCGGTGCGGTCTGGCGCGGCACCGCCACGCGGCTGTCGGCCATCCACCTGGACCTGTACTGCGACGACCCGAAGTCGGCCGAGCTGGCCCTGCTGAACCTCGGCGTGGATTACGAGGTCGGCTCGGCGCCCGGCCCGCGGGGCCGCGAGGTGGATGTGCTCAGCATCGCCGAACGCAGCCAGGCCCTGGGCGATTGGGTGACACTGCACCTGAGCGTACTCGACCACGACGACCTGCGCGGCGCCCTGCGCGCCGATGCCCAGGGGCAGACCTGGCGCGGCGGGCTCGATGCGCTGCGCCGGCGCCTCGAAACCACCGCCTGACGAAAGGACGCCATCGATGCAACGACGCCACTGGATGATGCTGGCCGGCGCCACAGCGGGGCTGGCCGGCGCAGCGGCTTGGCGGCTGCGCCCCGATGCCGGCGGTGCCGCCGCGTCAGCGCCACTGTGGGCGACCCGGCTGCCGCAGGTCGGCGGCGGCGAGCTGGCCTTCAGTGAGCTGAAAGGGCAGGCGCTGCTGGTCAACTTCTGGGCCACCTGGTGCCCGCCCTGCGTCAAGGAAATGCCGCTGCTGGACCGCTTCGCACGCGAGCAGGCTGGCAGGGTGACGGTGGTCGGCATCGCGGTGGACCGGGCCGAGGCGGTGCGGGCCTTCCTGGCGGCCACGCCGGTGGGTTTTCGCATCGGCGTGGCCGGCTTTGCCGGCAGCGGCCTGGCGCGTGAGCTGGGTAACCCGCAGGGCGGCCTGCCCTTTTCGGTGCTGTTCGATCGGCAAGGGCAAATCGTCGACCGCAAGCTCGGCGAGACGCTGCCCGCCGAACTGCAGGATTGGGCCAGGCGGGTGGCCAGCTGATCGTTCGCGACCTGCCTGGCGGGGCTGATGCGCCACGCGTTCGAGCGAACATTGCGCGCGATGGCGACTTTTGGGGCGAAATGCGCGTAAAGTCGCTGGTTTCGCTTTCTGTGTCCCGACCACGATGCACATCCTGATCCTCCAGGGGCCCAACCTCAACCTGCTGGGCACACGCGAGCCGGGCGTCTACGGCGCCACCAC
The Sphaerotilus microaerophilus DNA segment above includes these coding regions:
- a CDS encoding transglycosylase domain-containing protein, encoding MRTLRELLHSHVVRIGALLLLSAVALQLYFLLRIALMTVIDPQSTSFQRSEIWRLAVEQHQVLWSQEWADYARTSDHLKRAVIASEDARFAEHSGVEWDAIEKAWERNQRAEDRAERVNAAQEQRAKKATSTGRPAPAAAPKKFEVKVVGGSTISQQLAKNLFLSGERTAVRKAQEFVITFMLEACLSKQRILEIYLNNVEWGEGVFGAQAAARHYFRSDAARLGPAQAARLAVMLPAPKRFEKRPGSAYVSGRAGTVVARMGAVELP
- a CDS encoding TlpA family protein disulfide reductase; the protein is MQRRHWMMLAGATAGLAGAAAWRLRPDAGGAAASAPLWATRLPQVGGGELAFSELKGQALLVNFWATWCPPCVKEMPLLDRFAREQAGRVTVVGIAVDRAEAVRAFLAATPVGFRIGVAGFAGSGLARELGNPQGGLPFSVLFDRQGQIVDRKLGETLPAELQDWARRVAS